The segment TGTCATTCAAGAACTATGTGGATACATGATGACAATGTTGTGTGAAGTTTCACTAATGCTATGTGGTGCACATTGAGTGCAAATAAACATGCAAATGATATTATTGACAAGAATAAAACCTACACAAATGTATGAGACTCAGCCAACTCAATTACAACCTCATTATTATACCATTGTATTGATCGTCATAATGAGATGATAGTGGATTAAGAGCATGTTATACAATATGTCTATGATTTTTATTATCTTGTTAGTCAAAGTTGTACAAAAACTTTATTGTGCCCATGTGTGCAAACTTAGAGATGCAAACTCACAAAGAATATTGCGAACCAATGGTCATCTTCCAAATTATTAACTTTTTGAAACATACTTACTACCCTACATATCATCTTATTTTACTATAGTATGCATGACTGGTATATATTAATATGCAAAATAAAGTGGAGGCAAAGTCAAAAGAAAAAAGTGCATTCATACTTTCTTCACTTGTTTGGTACTCACTTTAACCTTGGCAATAAATGTGTCATTCCAATAGCTAATTCAATGGATTCTGGCACACAAATTAACTAAACCTGGCATTTTAAATGTTCCAAACCAAACTTAGAAACTACTTATTTCCCTACTTTGGTCAAAATTGGCGGcagctattctggttccaaaacggaCCTTTCATATAGCGTGatagcgacatgttagtcaattgcaatcgttaattgcaaaatcgacagtgtaaaacacgcgagtaacacgcgtgttagtcaatccatactgccgttttggaaccagaatagacacGTCGATCAAAATTGTGCACGCATCTCTATAATTTTCTTCTGTACAATATTTGATTGTACCATTAAAACCATGCATGCATCTCTATAATTTTCTTCTGTACAATATTTGATTGTATCATTAAAACCAtttataattttcttaatttatgTACACGTATCATTCCACATGCTATTTGCTTCTCCTCCGAGATCTTCCGTGTACGAGAATCCTAAGACTCGTCAGATTCAAAGTGCTCTCCATGAAAAGAGCCAATTATTAAAcaattgtatgtatgtatgtatctggcAGAAGATAATTAATGTTTCTTAGGAAGCGAGAAAAGTAGcgataaaaattttaaaaaataagttGTACACTTTAAAGGATTTCTCAGACAAGTGATAAAGCACAAAACATCCTCCATTCAAGAGATTGAGATTAGTTGTTTGTTGAGAGTCAGATACCATAAGAAGAACTCGTTCTTGCATTACTGTATGCTCTGTAAAACCTAATTCCCAATCTGTAAAAACCTTGCTCATGAATAAGGCTTACTTAGCCTCCATTGTTTTTCTAAAGCTTACCAACAAACAACTATGTATATGGTTATGAATCAAAACGTACAACATACTATCCAGCTTATTCAAGTTGTCTTATATCCTTGAATAACACAACCCATTGGATGACCCAAGTGTAGATGTAATAGATATGCTAGATACAGTTATCCATGGGATGCTCATTTGATAAATTAAATCAGTTATTTCTAATGCAAATTCTAAAGCAGTGAATCAATTGTGCCTCTACCCTTCTATTTGCCCATTGTTGGAGTTTGAAACAACCTGCAGCTTGCAGGTTGCGAAATTGGTCATAACTTTTAGGTTGCAGGAAAGATCAGCCTCCTCATAAACTAGCCAAGTCTGAGGAATGGACTTTAATCCCAAAACCTGCCCAGGAATTGCAACCTACATCGAACTTTTACTCTTGTTTGTTAAGTCCTTATTTTGCCAGAATATGGTTTTCAAGCTCCTTGTCTATCAAATCCAACAATCTATCTCATTGTATCCCTATTTAATTGGCATTCAATGAATATATTGGCATTAGTTGCACAAACTAAAGGAATCCTGCCATAGGTACTTTTGAAACCAAGAGCAGACATGAATTGATATATTCCAGGAAGTAAGAGATTCTGTTCTGACATCAATGTTGAATTCCATCAACATGGAATAAAATAGATTCCAATTAGCTCAAAATAGGAAATGTGTAAAAGCCATGAATTGATATATTCCAGGAAGGAGGAGATTCTGTTCTGACATCAATGATGAATTCCATCAACATGGAATAAAATAGATTCCAATTAGCTCAAAATAGGAAATGTGTAAaagccaaattgaattaaattaaaggTAATTTCCAGCTGAATAAAAATTCTTACAGATTGCAGTGCAGACAGCCAAACAAGGACTTTTTTTATCAAATTGGACTTCACCTAATTTACAATCAGATCTATTTCCAAAACAATCCAATATTCAACTAGAATATCCatttcataacttttcttcagtggaGAGGGGATTGATTAATGAAAAGCATGCAGAAACCTATTGTCCCAACTCCCAAATGCCTACTGGATTCTTCTATTTGAGGATCAACTTGAAACGAAAGCTTATTGCAGTCAATTCTGATGAAATGAAAATCTTAGAATTCCAACTTTTCAAGCGAACATATGGTCAAGCAAATAAGATAGACAGGCAAATACAACAATGATATTTATTTTGGATACCCAACTGCAGCCTACTATCATAACACGGATATATAGGCTAGAACTAGAATGAAGGTACAGGTAACTAAGGAGTGTTATCGTCACTGAGATCAGATTTGATGTTCTCAAAAGGCCGTCAAACGTCATACCCTCTGGCATAGATCTTCTAGAAGTCATTTTTTctcataaaacaataaacaaaaataaaattgctttcacaTTGACCTTACCAATTGATTAAGTTCTTACTCTCTAGCAGTACAATGTCTTGATTTTGAAGGGAAGTATTTCCCTGAACATTCAAATTGGCATTGAGCTTCTAGGACCCTTTTGGGCAGAGAGTGAACCCTAAAAAAATTTCCAATTTGTAACCTAATATGCCTGCCCTTTTTAAGCAATTCCACTTATTTTGCAGCAATGCTATCTACGTCCAAatagatctatagctcagattacTTGAATATAAGGTTACTTAAATTGCAACCAAACCATCAACATCTTCTAAAATAACATTTTGCACATGTACCCTAAGAGTGGCCTCCTTGGCCATTTCATGTGCTTTCACTGCAAGGACAGCAGGATTAAGCTGCAGCAACTGCTATATCTCAAATCAGAACATCCATCTTGGAGAACTCTGTGGAAAGGTTCCTTTGTTATTGTTGGCTGAATCCAAATTCCGTTTCTTCATGATGGATGAGACGGTTGGTCCAAAGTAATCAGGACCCCTGTACGAGGGAATCTTTACACTTATCTTTCTGCTACAAGAAGGATGCACTTGATTATTGCGGGAGTTATATGCAGATTTCGATCTTCCTGGCAACGAATCCCTCTCACTGCAATTCCAATTCTGAACTCCTCTCACAGTGCTAAGAGTACTTTGACTTCGCCTTACTTGTGGACTGTTCTTCTTTTCACTCCTTTCTCTGGGGCTATAATTCCGGCTCTCTCTTGTTTCAGCTGAATAGAATGTCTCAACATCACTACTGTCTGTGTATCTTTGACTGCTTGCCTGAATCCAAGAGCTAACATGACTCATCTTGATTTCATAATCGTCCTCTGACCCATTTTCTGAACATGCTCCGTTTGCTGCAAACCCTCCAACCTGATACTCTCGAGAAGGCTCCACATCCACTATTACTTCTATATCTTTGGGTGTAATTGCAGAGCCCTCTTCAGCCTGTTTCTGTTCTTCTTCACACTTCAGTTCTGAAGTAAGGATTGTTGAAATGGGCCTTCTAACCTCTACCAAATTCCTTAAGCTCCCCGTACCTTGATCGTGTTCAGCAGAAAAATTGGATTCTGAGCATTCGACATTTTTTTTCTGGAAGACCTCTTGCAGGGTCAATGATTTCTCATCTTTCTGTTTATTTTCTTCCGTATGTTTGGGTTTTATACAAATGATTGGCATTGGCTCCCTGAACTGTGGGCAGATAATGGATCTGTCTCCATATTTCTCATCTTGTATAAAAATATTAGATTGTGTGCTTTCAGGCATAGTCCTCTTCCAGATCCCTTTCATATAtgatgacttctccttcctctgttTCTTTTCACTTAGATCGTCAAGTACATCCTTCTTGCAAGCTTTCCTATATTCACGAGAAGGACCAGCCGACTCATCTTGAACACTTGATATGTTCCCCTTGGCATGATTCTTTTGTTCCACATTACCGAGTTTTATGGGAGTGCTTGGCATGGGATCCTTGAGCTTCATTCCCAGAAGCTGGTGTTTACCCTTCTGGATCTCAGTTGACTGCATAAGAATGACTTTTTCATTCATCAGCTTATGTCCCTGCGGATTTTCCTGGCGGATCAAACAAGTCTGAGCAGAACTAGTTTCTCCAGACTCAATCTCTACAGAATTCGAGAAATAATGCTCCTGGTGcttattcttaatttcaatttctgCTACAGAAAGGTTTACCTTCTGGTTAGGATTACTTTCTCTATACACCTCATTCAGTTCATCTACCTTTTGTAGACCCTTCAAATGTGCCACAGAACTGGGTCCCTCTGCATCTTGACCTTCCCAGGCAataatgatgttcttatcttctaGATACTCGTCCTCATTTCCAGGCCCACTCTGATCTGCACAATAGAATCTTTCATCATTCGGGCATTCTTCCGTTTGCAGTACAGGAGTGCTAGAACCCCCAATATCCTTCGCGGGCTGCCTTTTCTCCTCGTGATTGGTCAACCCATTTTGGATCTCCATTTTCCCTTCCGGCAGTCTTGGTTTGTCAAAATATAGATCATTCGGCGGTGTGTACCATGTCAAGCTATTGTTCTTATCTACTTCGATTTCTCTAGAACTGCCTAATCTATCAAAAAATGCATTTTCAGGCCTTACCTCGCTGCTTGACACTTCCTCATCCTCCCCAATCTGCTTGAAGATGTCCTTAAGCTTTCCTGAATTGTCCGAGGACTCTAGACTCTCTCCATTTCCCTTGTTGGCTGTCCTGAGTTTTATTGAATTACTAGAAGACTCTGCGCTCCTCCCCTTCTGGTAAGCCTTCAGTCTGGCAGGAATCCGGGGTCTATCAAGCTCCTCAATGTTACCTTTCCAATTCTGGTTTAACCAATGCCGGATCACTGGAACTGGAATTCCAAACTGCTTTGGTAAGTCCTTCCTCCAAAATGTAGTAGCAGAAGCCCTTTTCCTCTGAGATTCAGAAACGAGCTTCATTGGATCACAAATGATGAATGCCAAATTACCATGATTGTCAAAACCTGCAGATCCAGGGCTCCAAATCACCCCATCCGTGGAGAACTTAATTAGTGTATCAGTACCAACTGTGATTCGACCATCTCCAACCATCAAATCATTCTCTTGTCCTTCAGTGACTGGTCTTCCAAGAAGATAAACAACACTTCCAAAATCAAGATAAGGAGCAACAGAATTCTGCAGACAGAGAGGCTGGACAACTTCAATTTCAGTTGGATCACATGCAACAATAGTGAGATCCAGAACTGAGTTTGTGACGAAAAATCTGCAGATAAATTGAACAGATGCTCGTTAGGCTACCCAGATTTAAGCAAAAAAAAGTCATTCATGCAAAACCCAAATGTAAAAAGAATGCGTGTTAAAGTTAAAGGACTTTTCACTTGAGCCATAAAGCAAAATCTGCTCTTTTGCAGTTACATTTGCTACAAACCAAGCTTTGTGCCATAAGGAAATAGTCATTTCATGCAATATTGAACACAAACGCACcactacaacaataataaatgaGTTTTCCCATTGCCCACAAACAGCTGTTAATGTACCTGTCTGGAGCAAGTTTTCTTCTGTAAACTTGTGAATCTGAAGAGGCCATCCTCGTCACCAAGATCTCTGAGTCCTCTGCAGCAGTTATAGAAGGGAGAGTCCCATAAGTAGTGAGTACCAGTGCTCTATGAATCAGAATGCCCGTGCCTGTGGAATTTATGCTTACAACTGCTCCTTTGTTGGACAGAACACCTCCTCTGATTTTTTCTGAACCACCAGTACCATCACATGCATGCCCACAGAAGCACCATTCACTTCTGAAAAAACCCATCGAGGAATCTTAACCTAACTGACCAGGTAGTGGCCAAGGACTGAATGATTTGGTATGATATGTTTATCCTCCTTTTTATACCTTTTTCATCTTCTCATTTCTATGCACATGTGAAATATGTATCTTATGTCAAGGCATACATTTATGTGTATTTACCTATATGTTTTTGTGTACAGCTGGACTGGACTGGTTTGCAGGTGTTGAGCGTAGGAATTCCATCAGAATGTAATTCAGTTCGTTGGGAGTTGAGATACCACTATCAGAATAAGATGGGTATTATTGGAAATTGATTGTAACAACTAGCACATAGGTAAGCTTAAATTTCTAAACTTCTATAAACCATGGAGATACATATCAACTACATTTATTTGAGCATTGAACTTCACGATTAGTACAAGAAAAAACAAGCAGGATAAGGTGATTAAGGCTATAGATTGAGCATTGGTATTGGGTAGTCCAAAATCACTAACAAATGGAGAAGTAGACAGATGATGGCATTGCCCAGAAAATCAGATCCTGGACCAGTGAAAAAGGCTATTATAGGGAAGAAAGTTCTGACATTATGAGGATGATATTGACAACAAGAATTGTTGTGATAAAATGACCTTTTAACAACCTGTGTAAAAATGCAGGATCATTGTAAGAGTATCGAGCCCAGCTCAGATTGTATATATAAAATGTCCCATTTTGAGATGAAACAGTCAAAGGCAACAATCTTTATGACAGAGTACGAAGAAAAAAATACAGACTGCAGGAATGGAAAAGCATTTACAGTGAAGAAGCTCCTTGTTTCTTAACGTGACTTCACATTTTACTTGACTTCTTTAAGAAGATAACCTGAGATGGGACTGTCATACAATCTGTTCCCCTGATTAGGCAATTTGAAATCCGTCTTGCATCAGTTCAAACCCCAGGTATGATTTGACATTTAATGAGattgttattatattattatattataattacacAGAAGTTGTATTTGGTCAAAGGGCCAATGGAGACAGCAGTCACAAAACCATAAATCATAGATCTGGGCTTGTAAGTGGAGTCGTATGCATATGTCGGGCACTTTGTTGCCTcctgaatttttttttggatttcatgGGAAGTACCCAATTTTATAATGACACCTGTATGACAGAACTCAAGTTCTTTGGCCCATATATACTCTTAGCAGATATATTAAAGGCTTTGGAACTTTCTACCGCGCTAATGAACAACACCTCCAAGCTTGCATCACACGTCATCTTTTTATGAAATAAAATTTGTATTTGCATCTACCTATGTGATATTTAATTTTGGGCTAGGGAAGTTTAGGGTTCATGTGTTTGCACCTTTTAAAGTATGTATGTGTCACTTTCTTGGTATGGCCCCCCTCCTTTTTTGTGAGGTGACTTGTAAATAATGGTTTTGTCATTTTGTTCATCCTTTTTGGCATTTTATTAGTGCTTAGAAAGGCTTTTTTCTTTTTAAGGCTTAGGGGAAGAGTGTCATTAGTAGTGGATAGTGTTTCAATAATCAATCACTTTTTGTATATCTAACTCtcaaattattaattttaaaagagtcaaaaaaatgataatgaaaagttTATTATTAAGTTTCAAATGTACCTAGAATAACCGATCAATTTTAAGCTTTTTGATCCATAATTGGCTCATTTGTGCATCactactagggcatttgtgcacaactactagGACATTTGTACAAGacgcagctattctggctccaaaacaataATGTCG is part of the Cryptomeria japonica chromosome 10, Sugi_1.0, whole genome shotgun sequence genome and harbors:
- the LOC131079134 gene encoding uncharacterized protein LOC131079134, which encodes MGFFRSEWCFCGHACDGTGGSEKIRGGVLSNKGAVVSINSTGTGILIHRALVLTTYGTLPSITAAEDSEILVTRMASSDSQVYRRKLAPDRFFVTNSVLDLTIVACDPTEIEVVQPLCLQNSVAPYLDFGSVVYLLGRPVTEGQENDLMVGDGRITVGTDTLIKFSTDGVIWSPGSAGFDNHGNLAFIICDPMKLVSESQRKRASATTFWRKDLPKQFGIPVPVIRHWLNQNWKGNIEELDRPRIPARLKAYQKGRSAESSSNSIKLRTANKGNGESLESSDNSGKLKDIFKQIGEDEEVSSSEVRPENAFFDRLGSSREIEVDKNNSLTWYTPPNDLYFDKPRLPEGKMEIQNGLTNHEEKRQPAKDIGGSSTPVLQTEECPNDERFYCADQSGPGNEDEYLEDKNIIIAWEGQDAEGPSSVAHLKGLQKVDELNEVYRESNPNQKVNLSVAEIEIKNKHQEHYFSNSVEIESGETSSAQTCLIRQENPQGHKLMNEKVILMQSTEIQKGKHQLLGMKLKDPMPSTPIKLGNVEQKNHAKGNISSVQDESAGPSREYRKACKKDVLDDLSEKKQRKEKSSYMKGIWKRTMPESTQSNIFIQDEKYGDRSIICPQFREPMPIICIKPKHTEENKQKDEKSLTLQEVFQKKNVECSESNFSAEHDQGTGSLRNLVEVRRPISTILTSELKCEEEQKQAEEGSAITPKDIEVIVDVEPSREYQVGGFAANGACSENGSEDDYEIKMSHVSSWIQASSQRYTDSSDVETFYSAETRESRNYSPRERSEKKNSPQVRRSQSTLSTVRGVQNWNCSERDSLPGRSKSAYNSRNNQVHPSCSRKISVKIPSYRGPDYFGPTVSSIMKKRNLDSANNNKGTFPQSSPRWMF